One Salvia splendens isolate huo1 chromosome 22, SspV2, whole genome shotgun sequence DNA segment encodes these proteins:
- the LOC121787294 gene encoding G-type lectin S-receptor-like serine/threonine-protein kinase At4g27290 isoform X1 codes for MISSSRFYLCLFVFTACVFSTQTSDTINASQTVSDSNDDSLVSSTGAFALGFFSPGSSKNRYIGIWYNKIEEKTVVWVANRDNPLIDRSGRLVVIQPGRLLLLNATNATIWSANISTATAQAPLARLLDTGNLVVTDANDANDFVWQSFDYPTDTFLPGMKLGRNFATGHETYIASAKNSDDPATGEFTYHCDPSGYPQTVIKQGSSVRFKTGPWNGVRFSGSQNLVKNTIFSFGVVINEDEVYYHYNLLNDSVYMRFTLSESGVGQRWLWSYQTQSWILYLTIPSDNCDIYRVCGANGVCNTRTTPDCSCLDNFKDGGDSSDGCIRRTALNCQEGDGFLKYTGIKLPDTERALANATMRLQECRVACATNCSCTAYASLDISNGETGCLRWFGDLVDMRDISPGQDIYIRMAKSELGSGSTKRKTLVVALSVVMGILLLGLSLFLYSQKRKKQNHQQQESEMDIQYPNESHEELELPMYDISTIIKATDDFSANNKLGEGGFGPVYKGVLEGQEVAVKRLSKTSVQGQNEFKNEVICIAKLQHRNLVRLLGCCIQGEERILLYEYMTNKSLDLILFGMIFPHFASNSIALALQRILFAYFADQVKKKMLDWPRRFNIINGIARGLMYLHQDSRLRVIHRDLKASNILLDSDMNPKISDFGLARTFGGNETGANTSRVVGTYGYMSPEYAVDGMFSVKSDVFSFGVLVLEIISGKRNRGFTLIDHRHNLLGHAWMLYKEERSLELVDNGVECSSYISQVVRSIHVGLLCVQEQTEVRPNMSSVVLMLNNDGVLPESKHPGFFTGRDVNANETSHSSNTASSGNAMTISLLEAR; via the exons ATGATAAGCAGCAGCAGATTTTACCTCTGTCTGTTTGTATTCACAGCCTGTGTATTCTCCACACAAACATCAGACACCATCAATGCATCCCAAACAGTGAGCGACAGCAACGACGACAGCCTTGTCTCATCAACGGGAGCCTTCGCCTTGGGGTTTTTCAGCCCCGGGAGCTCCAAGAACCGCTACATCGGCATATGGTACAACAAGATCGAAGAAAAGACCGTGGTGTGGGTCGCCAACCGAGACAATCCACTCATCGACCGATCAGGCAGGCTCGTAGTCATCCAACCCGGCCGTCTCCTTCTCCTCAACGCTACTAATGCTACTATCTGGTCTGCCAACATATCAACAGCCACTGCACAGGCTCCACTCGCGCGTTTACTCGACACCGGGAATCTCGTCGTGACAGATGCAAACGATGCAAATGACTTCGTCTGGCAGAGCTTCGACTATCCAACCGATACTTTCTTACCAGGCATGAAGCTTGGTAGGAACTTCGCCACGGGCCATGAAACCTACATCGCGTCAGCGAAGAACAGCGACGACCCTGCAACGGGGGAATTCACGTACCACTGCGATCCCAGTGGCTACCCGCAGACTGTGATCAAACAGGGCTCCTCTGTCCGGTTCAAGACAGGGCCGTGGAATGGTGTCCGGTTCAGCGGGAGCCAGAACCTGGTCAAGAACACGATTTTCTCGTTTGGCGTTGTGATCAACGAAGACGAGGTTTACTATCACTACAATCTCCTCAACGACTCTGTTTACATGAGGTTTACGCTGAGCGAGAGTGGCGTTGGACAGAGGTGGCTTTGGTCGTATCAAACCCAAAGCTGGATACTCTATCTTACCATTCCCAGTGATAACTGTGATATTTATAGAGTGTGTGGTGCCAACGGTGTTTGCAATACTAGAACTACGCCTGATTGTTCGTGCTTGGATAATTTCAAGGATGGTGGAGATTCTTCGGATGGATGCATTAGAAGAACCGCGTTGAACTGCCAAGAAGGAGACGGTTTTCTCAAGTACACTGGCATCAAGTTACCAGACACGGAGCGTGCCTTGGCTAACGCGACTATGAGACTTCAAGAATGCAGGGTTGCTTGCGCCACAAATTGCTCATGTACAGCCTACGCGTCTCTGGATATCAGCAACGGTGAAACTGGATGTCTACGCTGGTTTGGTGACCTTGTCGACATGAGAGATATATCACCTGGACAAGATATCTATATTAGAATGGCAAAATCTGAATTAGGCTCGGGGAGTACGAAAAGGAAAACACTCGTTGTCGCGTTATCAGTAGTAATGGGAATTCTTTTGCTGGGACTGAGCTTGTTTCTTTATTCCCAGAAAAGAAAGAAGCAAAATCATCAGCAGCAAGAAAGTG AGATGGATATCCAATATCCTAACGAGAGCCATGAGGAGCTAGAGCTACCGATGTATGATatatccacaataataaaagcTACTGATGATTTTTCAGCCAACAATAAGCTCGGGGAGGGCGGATTTGGACCGGTTTATAAg GGAGTGCTGGAGGGACAGGAAGTTGCTGTGAAACGACTATCAAAAACGTCTGTTCAAGGACAAAATGAGTTTAAGAATGAAGTAATTTGTATTGCAAAACTTCAGCACCGAAATCTAGTGAGGCTTCTAGGATGTTGCATTCAAGGAGAAGAAAGGATACTTCTCTACGAGTACATGACCAACAAAAGTCTCGACTTAATACTTTTCGGTATGATTTTTCCACATTTTGCGTCCAACTCAATTGCTCTAGCATTACAGCGTATTTTGTTCGCTTATTTTGCAGATCAAGTCAAGAAAAAGATGCTAGATTGGCCGAGGCGCTTTAACATTATTAATGGTATTGCTCGCGGGCTTATGTACCTCCATCAAGATTCTCGTCTCAGAGTCATCCACAGAGACCTCAAAGCCAGCAATATATTACTAGATTCGGATATGAATCCCAAAATATCAGACTTTGGTCTTGCAAGAACATTTGGAGGCAACGAGACGGGAGCCAACACAAGCCGAGTAGTAGGAACATA TGGATACATGTCTCCCGAGTATGCTGTAGACGGCATGTTTTCAGTGAAATCAGATGTGTTTAGCTTTGGAGTACTAGTGCTCGAAATCATCAGCGGCAAGAGAAACAGAGGATTCACTCTGATAGATCACCGCCACAACCTTCTTGGACAC GCATGGATGCTTTACAAAGAAGAAAGGTCACTTGAATTAGTCGACAATGGTGTGGAGTGTTCAAGTTATATATCTCAGGTTGTGCGATCAATCCATGTCGGTCTTTTGTGCGTGCAAGAACAGACAGAAGTGAGACCGAACATGTCTTCAGTGGTTCTGATGCTCAATAATGATGGGGTGCTGCCTGAATCCAAGCATCCCGGCTTCTTCACTGGAAGAGATGTAAATGCAAATGAAACTTCCCATAGCTCCAACACTGCAAGTTCTGGTAATGCAATGACCATATCGCTGCTAGAGGCTCGTTAA
- the LOC121787294 gene encoding G-type lectin S-receptor-like serine/threonine-protein kinase At4g27290 isoform X2, translating to MISSSRFYLCLFVFTACVFSTQTSDTINASQTVSDSNDDSLVSSTGAFALGFFSPGSSKNRYIGIWYNKIEEKTVVWVANRDNPLIDRSGRLVVIQPGRLLLLNATNATIWSANISTATAQAPLARLLDTGNLVVTDANDANDFVWQSFDYPTDTFLPGMKLGRNFATGHETYIASAKNSDDPATGEFTYHCDPSGYPQTVIKQGSSVRFKTGPWNGVRFSGSQNLVKNTIFSFGVVINEDEVYYHYNLLNDSVYMRFTLSESGVGQRWLWSYQTQSWILYLTIPSDNCDIYRVCGANGVCNTRTTPDCSCLDNFKDGGDSSDGCIRRTALNCQEGDGFLKYTGIKLPDTERALANATMRLQECRVACATNCSCTAYASLDISNGETGCLRWFGDLVDMRDISPGQDIYIRMAKSELGSGSTKRKTLVVALSVVMGILLLGLSLFLYSQKRKKQNHQQQESEMDIQYPNESHEELELPMYDISTIIKATDDFSANNKLGEGGFGPVYKGVLEGQEVAVKRLSKTSVQGQNEFKNEVICIAKLQHRNLVRLLGCCIQGEERILLYEYMTNKSLDLILFDQVKKKMLDWPRRFNIINGIARGLMYLHQDSRLRVIHRDLKASNILLDSDMNPKISDFGLARTFGGNETGANTSRVVGTYGYMSPEYAVDGMFSVKSDVFSFGVLVLEIISGKRNRGFTLIDHRHNLLGHAWMLYKEERSLELVDNGVECSSYISQVVRSIHVGLLCVQEQTEVRPNMSSVVLMLNNDGVLPESKHPGFFTGRDVNANETSHSSNTASSGNAMTISLLEAR from the exons ATGATAAGCAGCAGCAGATTTTACCTCTGTCTGTTTGTATTCACAGCCTGTGTATTCTCCACACAAACATCAGACACCATCAATGCATCCCAAACAGTGAGCGACAGCAACGACGACAGCCTTGTCTCATCAACGGGAGCCTTCGCCTTGGGGTTTTTCAGCCCCGGGAGCTCCAAGAACCGCTACATCGGCATATGGTACAACAAGATCGAAGAAAAGACCGTGGTGTGGGTCGCCAACCGAGACAATCCACTCATCGACCGATCAGGCAGGCTCGTAGTCATCCAACCCGGCCGTCTCCTTCTCCTCAACGCTACTAATGCTACTATCTGGTCTGCCAACATATCAACAGCCACTGCACAGGCTCCACTCGCGCGTTTACTCGACACCGGGAATCTCGTCGTGACAGATGCAAACGATGCAAATGACTTCGTCTGGCAGAGCTTCGACTATCCAACCGATACTTTCTTACCAGGCATGAAGCTTGGTAGGAACTTCGCCACGGGCCATGAAACCTACATCGCGTCAGCGAAGAACAGCGACGACCCTGCAACGGGGGAATTCACGTACCACTGCGATCCCAGTGGCTACCCGCAGACTGTGATCAAACAGGGCTCCTCTGTCCGGTTCAAGACAGGGCCGTGGAATGGTGTCCGGTTCAGCGGGAGCCAGAACCTGGTCAAGAACACGATTTTCTCGTTTGGCGTTGTGATCAACGAAGACGAGGTTTACTATCACTACAATCTCCTCAACGACTCTGTTTACATGAGGTTTACGCTGAGCGAGAGTGGCGTTGGACAGAGGTGGCTTTGGTCGTATCAAACCCAAAGCTGGATACTCTATCTTACCATTCCCAGTGATAACTGTGATATTTATAGAGTGTGTGGTGCCAACGGTGTTTGCAATACTAGAACTACGCCTGATTGTTCGTGCTTGGATAATTTCAAGGATGGTGGAGATTCTTCGGATGGATGCATTAGAAGAACCGCGTTGAACTGCCAAGAAGGAGACGGTTTTCTCAAGTACACTGGCATCAAGTTACCAGACACGGAGCGTGCCTTGGCTAACGCGACTATGAGACTTCAAGAATGCAGGGTTGCTTGCGCCACAAATTGCTCATGTACAGCCTACGCGTCTCTGGATATCAGCAACGGTGAAACTGGATGTCTACGCTGGTTTGGTGACCTTGTCGACATGAGAGATATATCACCTGGACAAGATATCTATATTAGAATGGCAAAATCTGAATTAGGCTCGGGGAGTACGAAAAGGAAAACACTCGTTGTCGCGTTATCAGTAGTAATGGGAATTCTTTTGCTGGGACTGAGCTTGTTTCTTTATTCCCAGAAAAGAAAGAAGCAAAATCATCAGCAGCAAGAAAGTG AGATGGATATCCAATATCCTAACGAGAGCCATGAGGAGCTAGAGCTACCGATGTATGATatatccacaataataaaagcTACTGATGATTTTTCAGCCAACAATAAGCTCGGGGAGGGCGGATTTGGACCGGTTTATAAg GGAGTGCTGGAGGGACAGGAAGTTGCTGTGAAACGACTATCAAAAACGTCTGTTCAAGGACAAAATGAGTTTAAGAATGAAGTAATTTGTATTGCAAAACTTCAGCACCGAAATCTAGTGAGGCTTCTAGGATGTTGCATTCAAGGAGAAGAAAGGATACTTCTCTACGAGTACATGACCAACAAAAGTCTCGACTTAATACTTTTCG ATCAAGTCAAGAAAAAGATGCTAGATTGGCCGAGGCGCTTTAACATTATTAATGGTATTGCTCGCGGGCTTATGTACCTCCATCAAGATTCTCGTCTCAGAGTCATCCACAGAGACCTCAAAGCCAGCAATATATTACTAGATTCGGATATGAATCCCAAAATATCAGACTTTGGTCTTGCAAGAACATTTGGAGGCAACGAGACGGGAGCCAACACAAGCCGAGTAGTAGGAACATA TGGATACATGTCTCCCGAGTATGCTGTAGACGGCATGTTTTCAGTGAAATCAGATGTGTTTAGCTTTGGAGTACTAGTGCTCGAAATCATCAGCGGCAAGAGAAACAGAGGATTCACTCTGATAGATCACCGCCACAACCTTCTTGGACAC GCATGGATGCTTTACAAAGAAGAAAGGTCACTTGAATTAGTCGACAATGGTGTGGAGTGTTCAAGTTATATATCTCAGGTTGTGCGATCAATCCATGTCGGTCTTTTGTGCGTGCAAGAACAGACAGAAGTGAGACCGAACATGTCTTCAGTGGTTCTGATGCTCAATAATGATGGGGTGCTGCCTGAATCCAAGCATCCCGGCTTCTTCACTGGAAGAGATGTAAATGCAAATGAAACTTCCCATAGCTCCAACACTGCAAGTTCTGGTAATGCAATGACCATATCGCTGCTAGAGGCTCGTTAA
- the LOC121786760 gene encoding extensin-like — protein sequence MAARSSTLLHPIKALDQQPSYPYPQDVRLHPQYHPYQARQPISWDPPWLNQETAYQQPSSYETDLYSPPPPSCWDPPRLCTQQGYSQPYQPLQQPHHTALRQPTSWDPPAYWETTGQRPFHEISAYDHPLPPNHNSGWNQPAPQPPCPATTTAHPTLAQLQQLLEACYRMESRLVAPDRRIDNMLPPELPKPAQPYGSQIFRFGDLVQHLPPSGNSKASSGPSGLVPYDSLAPPQQSSKTPPPFEHYFHNLSTSSKDYHQQLPPPKTYQPPPPSALIPNCDRVEEGFAASSKKIPVSSDVFGGVENVEKIEKSSPDSACKEKPVHGCIEIQCARQLNAS from the coding sequence ATGGCAGCCCGTAGCTCAACCCTACTCCATCCAATCAAAGCGTTAGATCAACaaccatcatatccatatccacagGATGTGAGACTCCACCCACAATACCATCCCTACCAAGCCCGTCAACCCATTTCCTGGGACCCACCATGGCTGAACCAGGAAACTGCGTATCAACAACCATCGTCCTACGAGACAGATTTGTACTCGCCACCaccgccctcttgttgggaTCCGCCAAGGTTGTGCACGCAGCAGGGATACTCTCAGCCTTATCAACCGCTTCAGCAGCCACACCACACCGCGCTCAGACAACCCACTAGTTGGGATCCACCTGCCTACTGGGAGACAACGGGACAACGCCCCTTCCACGAGATCTCGGCATACGATCATCCGCTGCCTCCCAACCATAACTCTGGATGGAATCAGCCCGCGCCGCAGCCaccttgtccagccaccaccACGGCACATCCGACTCTCGCACAACTTCAACAATTGTTGGAAGCGTGCTACAGGATGGAGTCTCGCCTTGTTGCACCCGACCGACGCATCGACAACATGCTTCCTCCCGAGCTGCCTAAACCTGCGCAGCCCTACGGCTCCCAAATTTTCAGGTTTGGGGACCTCGTTCAGCACCTTCCTCCATCAGGAAATAGCAAGGCTTCGTCGGGGCCGTCGGGTTTAGTCCCCTACGACTCATTGGCTCCGCCGCAGCAGTCGAGTAAAACACCACCACCCTTTGAGCACTACTTCCACAATCTGTCGACGTCGTCAAAAGACTACCACCAACAGCTTCCTCCTCCAAAAACCTATCAGCCGCCCCCACCGTCGGCTTTGATTCCTAATTGTGATCGAGTTGAGGAAGGCTTTGCTGCTTCTTCCAAGAAGATTCCTGTTTCCTCTGATGTTTTTGGTGGAGTCGAAAATgttgagaagatagagaagtCCAGTCCGGATTCCGCATGTAAAGAGAAACCGGTTCACGGTTGCATCGAGATTCAGTGCGCGCGACAATTGAATGCTTCTTGA